One region of Chelonoidis abingdonii isolate Lonesome George chromosome 14, CheloAbing_2.0, whole genome shotgun sequence genomic DNA includes:
- the LOC116825046 gene encoding olfactory receptor 12D1-like, producing MVVDATFSLFAFLLLCPLPFTAMENQTAVSEFVLLGLTHLLALQHPLFILFLLLYVTSLLGNGAIIAVMLAEPRLRTPMYFFLGNLSCLDIFYCTVTVPKMLVGFLSRRQTISFAGCLAQLHFFHFLGSSEAMLLAVMAYDRYVAICNPLRYRLVMSPQTCLLLAAATWSNGFLHALMHTVMTSQVNFCGPNEIQHFFCDIKPLLSLACSNTHLNLTLLNIVTGGIGLGSFALTLLSYLYIISFLLLKVRSQESRRRAFSTCISHLMVVALLYVPVIFNYMLSSAGSSSDREMVATFMYSVVTPALNPLIYTLRNQEVKSALRKALRRNCFLGKE from the coding sequence ATGGTGGTGGATGCTACCTTCAGCTTGTTTGCTTTTCTCCTGCTTTGTCCTCTTCCCTTCACAGCAATGGAGAACCAGACAGCGGTGAGCGAGTTCGTCCTCCTGGGCCTGACCCATCTCCTGGCACTACAGCACCCTCTCTTtattctcttcctcctgctctacGTGACCAGCCTGCTGGGTAATGGGGCCATCATAGCTGTGATGCTGGCTGAGCCCCGGCTTCGcacccccatgtatttcttcctgggCAACCTCTCCTGCCTGGACATCTTCTACTGCACGGTCACCGTGCCCAAGATGCTGGTCGGCTTCCTCTCGAGGCGCCAAACCATCTCCTTTGCTGGCTGCCTGGCCCAGCTCCACTTCTTCCACTTTCTGGGCAGCAGTGAGGCCATGCTGCTGGCTGTCATGGCCTACGACCGCTATGTTGCCATTTGCAACCCGCTGCGCTACAGGCTGGTCATGAGCCCACAGACCTGCCTGCTCCTGGCAGCGGCCACCTGGTCCAATGGCTTCCTGCATGCCCTGATGCACACAGTCATGACATCACAGGTGAATTTCTGTGGCCCCAATGAAATCCAACACTTCTTCTGTGACATCAAGCCCCTGCTGAGCCTCGCCTGTAGCAACACCCACCTCAATTTGACCCTACTCAACATCGTTACTGGGGGCATTGGTCTGGGTTCCTTTGCCCTCACACTTCTCTCCTACCTCTACATcatctccttccttctcctgAAGGTCCGCTCCCAGGAAAGCAGGAGAAGGGCCTTCtccacctgcatctcccaccTCATGGTAGTGGCATTGCTCTATGTGCCGGTCATCTTCAATTACATGCTCTCCTCTGCGGGAAGCTCCTCTGATAGGGAGATGGTCGCCACCTTCATGTACAGCGTTGtcaccccagccctgaaccctctGATCTACACCCTGAGGAACCAGGAAGTGAAATCTGCTCTGAGGAAAGCGCTAAGGAGAAACTGCTTCCTTGGAAAAGAATAA